From a region of the Danaus plexippus chromosome 22 unlocalized genomic scaffold, MEX_DaPlex mxdp_27, whole genome shotgun sequence genome:
- the LOC116773685 gene encoding aggrecan core protein, whose protein sequence is MWSVNIDCTTDNRSPESNNMKLSVVLAVSLAVVAFASEEKGTQKAAEEKKQDKRGIYDTGSYGGGYEHGESSGYGNGGGDFGGHEGLNLGHGQSEGYGHSAEFGGSSDSWKPIQSDHGHHHVKTIEVIKKVPVPYTVEKHVPYTVEKKVPYEVKVPYPQPYTVEKRVPVNVKEYVKYPVHVPQPYVVEKKVPYEVKVPVDKPFEVKIKVPTPYTVEKKVPYEVKVPVPQPYTVEKKVPYEVKYEVKVPQPYEVVKKVPYEVKVPVDKPYHVYVPKPYPVPVEKPYPVTVHKPVPYEVKVPVDRPYKVEVEKPYPVHIKVPVPKPYDVYKKIPYTVEKKVPYEVKVPIDKPYPVYKEVQVPLVKEVPYPVKVHFPIYFKKEQEHHHEEQQQYGHGWN, encoded by the exons ATGTGGTCGGTGAACATTGATTGTACCACAGACAACCGGTCTCCGGAGTCCAACAACATGAAGTTATCG GTTGTATTAGCAGTATCACTGGCCGTGGTGGCCTTTGCCAGCGAGGAAAAAGGCACACAGAAGGCAGCTGAAGAGAAAAAACAGGACAAGCGAGGAATATACGACACCGGTTCCTATGGGGGCGGTTATGAGCATGGAGAGAGCAGTGGTTACGGTAACGGTGGTGGTGACTTCGGAGGACACGAGGGTTTAAATCTCGGACACGGACAGTCTGAAGGTTACGGTCACAGTGCAGAATTCGGTGGATCCTCTGATTCCTGGAAGCCAATCCAAAGTGACCATGGCCATCACCATGTCAAGACTATCGAGGTCATCAAGAAAGTACCCGTCCCATACACCGTTGAAAAGCATGTTCCATACACGGTAGAAAAGAAAGTGCCCTATGAAGTCAAAGTGCCCTATCCTCAGCCATACACCGTAGAAAAGCGTGTACCAGTGAACGTTAAGGAGTACGTGAAATACCCAGTCCACGTACCCCAGCCCTACGTTGTGGAAAAGAAAGTACCTTATGAAGTTAAGGTTCCAGTTGACAAGCCCTTCGAAGTCAAAATCAAAGTTCCCACACCTTACACCGTCGAAAAGAAAGTGCCCTATGAAGTGAAGGTTCCCGTACCCCAGCCCTACACCGTAGAAAAGAAGGTCCCATATGAAGTGAAATACGAAGTCAAAGTGCCCCAGCCCTACGAGGTCGTGAAGAAGGTGCCCTATGAAGTTAAAGTACCCGTCGACAAGCCCTACCATGTATACGTGCCCAAGCCTTACCCTGTCCCAGTCGAGAAGCCTTACCCCGTGACAGTACACAAGCCAGTTCCCTATGAAGTCAAGGTTCCAGTCGACAGGCCCTACAAGGTCGAGGTAGAGAAACCATACCCAGTCCACATCAAAGTTCCAGTCCCGAAACCCTACGACGTTTACAAGAAGATCCCATACACCGTCGAGAAGAAAGTGCCTTATGAAGTCAAAGTGCCCATCGACAAGCCCTACCCAGTATACAAGGAGGTCCAAGTGCCCCTTGTGAAGGAGGTGCCCTATCCCGTCAAGGTTCACTTTCCCATTTACTTCAAGAAAGAACAGGAACATCACCATGAGGAACAGCAGCAGTACGGGCACGGATGGAATTAA